A genomic stretch from Synergistaceae bacterium DZ-S4 includes:
- a CDS encoding ribbon-helix-helix domain-containing protein, with translation MLAVRLDKPLEERLEKLANKTGRTKTWYARKAIETYLDDIEDAALAAAAYEEYILDGEASSSLEEVRSRLGLAD, from the coding sequence ATGCTTGCAGTGAGACTGGATAAACCACTGGAGGAGCGACTTGAAAAACTTGCCAATAAAACCGGCAGGACTAAGACTTGGTATGCGCGGAAGGCAATTGAGACATATCTTGATGATATTGAAGATGCTGCGCTTGCGGCAGCTGCATATGAAGAATACATCCTTGACGGAGAGGCTTCATCTTCCCTTGAGGAAGTGAGGTCGCGCCTTGGCTTGGCAGATTGA